In Helianthus annuus cultivar XRQ/B chromosome 9, HanXRQr2.0-SUNRISE, whole genome shotgun sequence, the following are encoded in one genomic region:
- the LOC110879047 gene encoding ubiquitin-like-specific protease ESD4 isoform X3, with translation MSSNQRSKRVGLKKGSFGLGRTRLWSQFVVILDNRYEIEQHIEDARRAVADRLYERTGNDIILLPYNPGNHWVLAVLNLKTTTCYYLDSLRPRSVDEQLRQIIDMAMAVYASESGANIRVKLIWINARCPRQPGGTECGYYVMKFMKEIAYEGVEILDNDNE, from the exons ATGAGTTCCAACCAGAGGTCAAAACGGGTTGGTTTAAAAAAGGGGTCGTTTGGTTTGGGTCGTACGAGGTTATGGTCTCAGTTTGTTGTTATTCTTGATAACAGGTACGAAATTGAGCAACACATCGAGGATGCACGTAGAGCGGTTGCAGATCGATTGTATGAAAGAACGGGCAATGATATCATCCTATTGCCCTACAATCCCGG AAACCATTGGGTGTTGGCAGTACTAAATCTGAAAACAACTACTTGCTATTATCTTGATTCCTTACGGCCTAGAAGTGTTGATGAGCAGTTGAGGCAAATTATTGATAT GGCAATGGCCGTGTATGCTTCAGAAAGTGGTGCCAACATAAGGGTTAAACTCATATGGATTAACGCTAGG TGTCCACGTCAGCCAGGAGGTACTGAATGCGGCTACTATGTGATGAAGTTCATGAAGGAGATAGCTTACGAAGGGGTTGAAATACTTGACAATGATAAT GAGTAG
- the LOC110879047 gene encoding uncharacterized protein LOC110879047 isoform X2 produces the protein MSSNQRSKRVGLKKGSFGLGRTRLWSQFVVILDNRYEIEQHIEDARRAVADRLYERTGNDIILLPYNPGNHWVLAVLNLKTTTCYYLDSLRPRSVDEQLRQIIDMAMAVYASESGANIRVKLIWINARPGGTECGYYVMKFMKEIAYEGVEILDNDNKNTRLRIWMAIVKIGRLMRLTLFLSYKSYFRC, from the exons ATGAGTTCCAACCAGAGGTCAAAACGGGTTGGTTTAAAAAAGGGGTCGTTTGGTTTGGGTCGTACGAGGTTATGGTCTCAGTTTGTTGTTATTCTTGATAACAGGTACGAAATTGAGCAACACATCGAGGATGCACGTAGAGCGGTTGCAGATCGATTGTATGAAAGAACGGGCAATGATATCATCCTATTGCCCTACAATCCCGG AAACCATTGGGTGTTGGCAGTACTAAATCTGAAAACAACTACTTGCTATTATCTTGATTCCTTACGGCCTAGAAGTGTTGATGAGCAGTTGAGGCAAATTATTGATAT GGCAATGGCCGTGTATGCTTCAGAAAGTGGTGCCAACATAAGGGTTAAACTCATATGGATTAACGCTAGG CCAGGAGGTACTGAATGCGGCTACTATGTGATGAAGTTCATGAAGGAGATAGCTTACGAAGGGGTTGAAATACTTGACAATGATAAT AAGAATACTCGGCTGCGGATATGGATGGCAATCGTGAAGATTGGTCGACTTATGCGGTTAACTCTATTTTTAAGTTATAAATCGTATTTTAGGTGTTGA
- the LOC110879047 gene encoding uncharacterized protein LOC110879047 isoform X1: MSSNQRSKRVGLKKGSFGLGRTRLWSQFVVILDNRYEIEQHIEDARRAVADRLYERTGNDIILLPYNPGNHWVLAVLNLKTTTCYYLDSLRPRSVDEQLRQIIDMAMAVYASESGANIRVKLIWINARCPRQPGGTECGYYVMKFMKEIAYEGVEILDNDNKNTRLRIWMAIVKIGRLMRLTLFLSYKSYFRC; the protein is encoded by the exons ATGAGTTCCAACCAGAGGTCAAAACGGGTTGGTTTAAAAAAGGGGTCGTTTGGTTTGGGTCGTACGAGGTTATGGTCTCAGTTTGTTGTTATTCTTGATAACAGGTACGAAATTGAGCAACACATCGAGGATGCACGTAGAGCGGTTGCAGATCGATTGTATGAAAGAACGGGCAATGATATCATCCTATTGCCCTACAATCCCGG AAACCATTGGGTGTTGGCAGTACTAAATCTGAAAACAACTACTTGCTATTATCTTGATTCCTTACGGCCTAGAAGTGTTGATGAGCAGTTGAGGCAAATTATTGATAT GGCAATGGCCGTGTATGCTTCAGAAAGTGGTGCCAACATAAGGGTTAAACTCATATGGATTAACGCTAGG TGTCCACGTCAGCCAGGAGGTACTGAATGCGGCTACTATGTGATGAAGTTCATGAAGGAGATAGCTTACGAAGGGGTTGAAATACTTGACAATGATAAT AAGAATACTCGGCTGCGGATATGGATGGCAATCGTGAAGATTGGTCGACTTATGCGGTTAACTCTATTTTTAAGTTATAAATCGTATTTTAGGTGTTGA
- the LOC110879047 gene encoding ubiquitin-like-specific protease ESD4 isoform X4, which yields MVYEIEQHIEDARRAVADRLYERTGNDIILLPYNPGNHWVLAVLNLKTTTCYYLDSLRPRSVDEQLRQIIDMAMAVYASESGANIRVKLIWINARCPRQPGGTECGYYVMKFMKEIAYEGVEILDNDNKNTRLRIWMAIVKIGRLMRLTLFLSYKSYFRC from the exons ATGGT GTACGAAATTGAGCAACACATCGAGGATGCACGTAGAGCGGTTGCAGATCGATTGTATGAAAGAACGGGCAATGATATCATCCTATTGCCCTACAATCCCGG AAACCATTGGGTGTTGGCAGTACTAAATCTGAAAACAACTACTTGCTATTATCTTGATTCCTTACGGCCTAGAAGTGTTGATGAGCAGTTGAGGCAAATTATTGATAT GGCAATGGCCGTGTATGCTTCAGAAAGTGGTGCCAACATAAGGGTTAAACTCATATGGATTAACGCTAGG TGTCCACGTCAGCCAGGAGGTACTGAATGCGGCTACTATGTGATGAAGTTCATGAAGGAGATAGCTTACGAAGGGGTTGAAATACTTGACAATGATAAT AAGAATACTCGGCTGCGGATATGGATGGCAATCGTGAAGATTGGTCGACTTATGCGGTTAACTCTATTTTTAAGTTATAAATCGTATTTTAGGTGTTGA